One genomic region from Dehalobacter restrictus DSM 9455 encodes:
- a CDS encoding ACT domain-containing protein — protein MKGIVTVIGKDKVGIIYGVTKILMENNVNVEDISQTILQDYFTMMMLVNLSNIKCDFSVLKEELDAFGKEIGLSVKIQREEIFDYMHNI, from the coding sequence ATGAAAGGAATTGTCACTGTAATAGGAAAAGATAAAGTCGGGATCATCTATGGCGTTACCAAGATTCTGATGGAGAATAATGTAAACGTGGAGGATATCAGCCAGACGATTTTGCAGGATTATTTCACCATGATGATGCTGGTCAATCTTTCCAATATAAAATGCGATTTCAGTGTCCTGAAGGAAGAGCTCGATGCCTTCGGTAAAGAGATCGGATTGTCGGTGAAGATTCAAAGAGAAGAGATCTTTGACTACATGCACAATATTTAA
- a CDS encoding DUF4145 domain-containing protein: protein MKAELTGNNVRANCPDCDGVITTFESTRSGSSFGSIIIEGKLSFNGIEHTRVLYILLRCANCGRGGLAKVHDSGNTSHNGHLEWFLPNSVDKANIPNNVPEDIKSEFTEAEECASIGAYRAATALLRSCLEKTFKVNGYTSGNLAQKINKVCDDGIITSARKNKAHEEIRVLGNNILHDEWRIVDYDEYDLSHHYTQRILEDFYDDRVEVESILREKGVY, encoded by the coding sequence ATGAAAGCTGAATTAACTGGAAATAACGTTAGGGCAAATTGTCCGGATTGTGATGGAGTAATAACAACTTTTGAATCTACTCGTTCAGGTTCATCATTTGGCTCAATAATTATTGAAGGAAAACTTTCTTTCAATGGAATAGAGCATACAAGAGTTCTTTACATACTATTACGATGTGCAAATTGCGGAAGAGGTGGCTTAGCTAAAGTTCATGATTCGGGAAATACATCACACAACGGTCATCTAGAATGGTTTCTTCCAAATTCAGTAGATAAAGCTAACATCCCCAATAATGTTCCTGAAGACATAAAATCTGAATTTACAGAGGCAGAGGAATGTGCGTCAATCGGTGCTTATCGAGCAGCAACTGCGTTGTTGCGTTCTTGCTTAGAAAAGACATTTAAAGTAAATGGATATACCTCAGGTAATCTGGCACAGAAGATAAATAAAGTTTGTGATGATGGAATTATTACTTCTGCAAGAAAGAATAAGGCCCATGAAGAGATTAGAGTATTAGGGAATAACATCTTGCATGATGAATGGCGGATTGTAGATTATGATGAATATGATCTGTCACATCATTATACTCAAAGAATTTTGGAAGATTTTTATGATGATCGTGTTGAAGTCGAAAGTATCCTGAGAGAAAAAGGGGTATATTGA
- a CDS encoding cell division protein ZapA: MKTVNPEEQKVSVLIFGELHVIRGKGSEEYIKKLAHDVDKRMEEIALKFPRIPAHQVAILAALNFADELAKIKEEQMTLLNMLGESGGE, encoded by the coding sequence GTGAAGACAGTGAATCCGGAAGAACAAAAAGTATCGGTTCTGATATTCGGAGAACTTCATGTTATTCGCGGCAAGGGATCTGAGGAATATATCAAGAAACTCGCCCATGATGTCGATAAAAGAATGGAAGAAATTGCGTTGAAATTCCCGAGGATACCAGCACATCAGGTAGCTATCCTGGCAGCACTCAATTTTGCAGATGAATTGGCAAAAATAAAAGAAGAACAGATGACGCTTCTTAACATGTTAGGAGAAAGCGGCGGCGAATAA
- a CDS encoding DUF2975 domain-containing protein yields the protein MRQDNIIYLKERTRTINNILSIIFIIGIILLFATLIVCFILFFTPEQGFTVEKGNLDWFIEYNLANGTTFGVYIPFSIIQSVAIERFNAKSAFLTYLVSSSILNIIILYGIKQVIDILNTILKSTTPFNTNNVIRLKKIVLSIIIYSVAADPIKNFLGCVFVTKIYYFDFSNIHISGILIAVLISIIADVFKYGILLQEKVDTTF from the coding sequence ATGCGACAAGATAACATTATATATTTGAAAGAAAGAACGAGAACTATCAATAATATCTTATCAATTATCTTTATTATTGGGATAATATTACTTTTTGCAACATTGATTGTTTGTTTTATTTTATTCTTTACTCCAGAACAAGGATTTACTGTTGAAAAGGGAAATTTAGATTGGTTTATAGAATATAATCTAGCTAATGGTACCACCTTTGGTGTTTATATTCCTTTTAGCATTATACAATCTGTAGCTATTGAAAGATTTAATGCGAAATCAGCCTTTCTAACTTACTTAGTTTCAAGTTCAATTCTTAATATTATTATTCTATATGGGATAAAACAGGTAATAGACATTCTTAATACAATTTTGAAAAGCACAACCCCATTTAATACCAATAATGTCATAAGGCTGAAAAAAATAGTATTATCAATAATCATTTATTCGGTTGCGGCTGATCCAATAAAAAACTTTTTAGGTTGTGTTTTCGTAACAAAAATTTATTATTTTGATTTTTCAAATATTCATATAAGTGGAATCTTAATTGCAGTGCTTATCTCTATCATAGCTGACGTTTTTAAATATGGTATACTCCTTCAAGAGAAAGTAGATACAACATTCTAA
- a CDS encoding ADP-ribosyltransferase has product MIGKEMYKEFHSSQDAEDWAKKYFHEWINNLQLKADKNLSQLLFEYSGNMNIVYNRYLRGNQDFSDKEAKEYSEDIKTISNALCKFELKENIIVYRYTHKNLLKLLFNSSKPKVGKTFVEKGFLSTTLVRDLLKDFAKEHHYNCVLKIFLPIGTKGAFIKFNDSLLNEQEFLLPPNTKFMLIRKSINRRLQMVYECKLVDQQQY; this is encoded by the coding sequence TTGATTGGTAAAGAAATGTATAAAGAATTCCATAGTTCTCAAGATGCTGAAGATTGGGCAAAGAAATATTTCCATGAATGGATTAACAATTTGCAATTAAAAGCAGATAAAAACCTATCTCAACTTCTATTTGAATATTCCGGTAACATGAATATAGTTTATAATCGTTATCTTAGGGGAAATCAAGACTTTAGCGATAAAGAGGCTAAAGAGTATTCCGAAGATATAAAAACTATTTCAAATGCATTATGTAAATTTGAGTTAAAAGAAAATATTATTGTGTACAGATACACTCATAAGAATTTATTAAAATTATTATTTAACTCTTCAAAACCAAAGGTGGGAAAAACATTTGTTGAAAAAGGATTTCTAAGCACTACTCTAGTGCGAGATTTACTAAAAGATTTTGCAAAAGAACATCACTATAATTGTGTTTTAAAGATATTTTTACCAATAGGTACAAAAGGAGCATTTATAAAATTTAATGATAGTTTGCTAAATGAACAGGAATTCTTATTACCGCCAAATACAAAATTTATGTTAATAAGAAAATCCATTAACCGAAGACTTCAAATGGTTTACGAATGTAAACTGGTCGATCAACAACAATATTAA
- a CDS encoding PFL family protein: MSLYKNIFETTRMIEKEKLDIRTITMGISLLDCIDASGEKARRRIYDKITRLAQNLVKVGNEIETEYGIPIINKRISVTPMAIIASGSEDESYVEFARTLDKAAREVGVNFIGGFSALVQKGFTKGDRILIESIPEALNETERVCSSVNVANSKAGINMDAVKMMGRVIKDTAYLTRDRDSLGCAKLVVFANAVDDNPFMAGAFHGVGEPEVVINVGVSGPGVVKCAMEKVKGEPLHVVAENIKKTAFKITRAGQLVGNEVSRRLDVPFGILDLSLAPTPEIGDSVARILEEMGLEACGTHGTTAALAMLNDAVKKGGIMASSSVGGLSGAFIPVSEDEGMINAVKCGALTFDKLEAMTSVCSVGLDMIAIPGDTKESTISAMIADEAAIGVINHKTTAVRVIPVHGKGVGDTAEFGGLLGYAPIMAVNPYSAEEFINRGGRIPAPIHSFRN; the protein is encoded by the coding sequence ATGAGTCTCTATAAAAATATTTTTGAAACCACCCGCATGATCGAGAAAGAAAAACTGGATATCAGGACCATCACGATGGGCATTTCTTTGCTTGATTGCATTGACGCTTCAGGAGAAAAGGCCCGCCGGAGAATTTATGACAAAATTACCAGGTTGGCACAAAATCTTGTCAAAGTCGGCAATGAAATCGAAACTGAATATGGCATTCCCATTATCAATAAACGAATATCCGTTACGCCGATGGCTATCATCGCCTCCGGGAGTGAAGACGAAAGCTATGTCGAGTTTGCGAGAACGCTGGACAAAGCAGCCCGGGAGGTCGGCGTTAACTTTATCGGAGGCTTCTCCGCTCTGGTGCAGAAAGGCTTTACAAAAGGTGACAGAATCTTAATCGAATCCATCCCTGAGGCTCTGAATGAAACAGAACGGGTATGTTCGTCTGTGAATGTGGCCAATTCCAAAGCCGGCATCAACATGGATGCAGTCAAGATGATGGGAAGAGTCATTAAAGATACAGCTTATTTGACCAGGGACAGGGATTCTCTGGGTTGTGCGAAGCTGGTGGTGTTTGCGAATGCCGTCGATGACAATCCGTTTATGGCAGGCGCCTTCCACGGGGTTGGTGAACCTGAAGTTGTGATCAATGTCGGGGTAAGCGGTCCCGGCGTCGTTAAATGTGCCATGGAGAAGGTTAAGGGAGAACCCTTGCATGTCGTAGCCGAGAATATTAAGAAGACTGCCTTTAAAATTACCCGGGCCGGCCAGCTGGTTGGCAACGAAGTATCCAGAAGACTGGATGTACCGTTCGGCATTTTGGATTTGTCCCTGGCCCCAACACCGGAAATCGGAGACAGTGTGGCCAGGATTCTTGAAGAAATGGGCTTGGAAGCCTGTGGAACCCATGGCACGACTGCAGCGCTGGCCATGTTGAATGACGCTGTTAAAAAAGGCGGCATCATGGCCTCCTCCTCCGTAGGAGGACTAAGCGGAGCGTTTATTCCGGTCAGCGAAGATGAAGGGATGATCAATGCGGTCAAGTGCGGCGCACTGACCTTTGACAAGCTCGAGGCGATGACCAGTGTCTGCTCCGTAGGACTGGATATGATTGCGATACCCGGAGATACCAAGGAATCGACGATCTCGGCCATGATTGCAGACGAAGCCGCCATCGGCGTCATCAATCATAAAACCACCGCAGTCCGCGTGATTCCGGTTCATGGCAAAGGGGTCGGCGATACTGCCGAGTTCGGCGGCTTACTGGGCTATGCACCGATCATGGCGGTCAATCCATACAGCGCGGAAGAGTTCATTAACCGGGGCGGCAGAATTCCGGCACCGATTCACAGTTTCAGGAATTAA